The Candidatus Methanoperedens sp. genome includes a region encoding these proteins:
- a CDS encoding phosphoglycolate phosphatase yields the protein MEFNAIVVDVDGTITYSDRSIDCRAVEALRSLHVPVVIATGNILCFARAVAKLVGTGGIVIAENGGVVECGIVESDTSHMKECEEAFELLKEHFDLERLDPEYRKTEIGLRRNFDVREARLLLKDYPEVEIVDTGFAAHIKSRMINKGTGLKRIAELMGLDAKDFVAIGDSPNDIEMLKASGFGVAVGNAHPAVKKVADMVTEEEHGAGVAEAVGYLRERGRIR from the coding sequence ATGGAATTCAATGCAATCGTGGTGGACGTGGATGGGACGATTACCTACAGCGACAGGAGCATCGATTGCCGGGCAGTCGAGGCGCTGCGAAGTCTTCATGTGCCCGTTGTGATCGCCACCGGGAACATCCTGTGTTTTGCACGTGCGGTCGCGAAGCTCGTTGGAACGGGGGGCATCGTGATAGCTGAGAACGGCGGTGTTGTTGAATGCGGCATCGTAGAATCCGATACCTCACACATGAAGGAGTGTGAGGAAGCGTTTGAGTTACTGAAGGAACATTTTGACCTTGAGAGGCTTGACCCTGAATATAGGAAAACGGAGATCGGGTTGCGGCGGAATTTTGATGTGAGGGAAGCAAGGTTGCTTCTGAAGGATTATCCTGAAGTGGAGATCGTGGATACGGGTTTTGCTGCGCATATCAAGAGCAGGATGATAAACAAAGGCACAGGGTTAAAGCGAATCGCTGAACTGATGGGACTGGATGCGAAGGATTTTGTGGCCATCGGGGATTCGCCCAACGACATCGAAATGCTGAAAGCTTCGGGATTCGGCGTGGCTGTTGGGAATGCGCATCCTGCGGTGAAGAAGGTTGCGGATATGGTCACGGAGGAGGAGCACGGGGCAGGGGTGGCGGAGGCGGTGGGGTATTTGAGGGAGAGAGGAAGGATAAGATAA
- the radA gene encoding DNA repair and recombination protein RadA has protein sequence MAERKGLEDLPGVGPATAEKLKEAGYGSIEAIAVSSSSELASIAEIGESTAQKIINAARLAADVGGFETGDLVLERRKLVGKLSFGTKAFDDLMGGGVETQAITEFYGEFGSGKTQVGHQMAVNVQLPTSEGGLGGSVIIIDTENTFRPERITQMVKGLSAKKGVDYDPEEFLKNIHVAKAYNSNHQILLVDTAMELANKLKDSDKPVRLLIVDSLTAHFRAEYVGRGTLADRQQKLNKHMHELMKFGSLYNAAILVTNQVMSKPDAFFGDPTKPIGGHIVGHTATFRLYLRKSKGEKRIARLVDSPNLPEGEAIFSVTMEGLKD, from the coding sequence ATGGCAGAAAGAAAGGGATTAGAAGATCTACCGGGCGTTGGGCCCGCGACAGCAGAGAAACTCAAAGAGGCAGGTTATGGCTCGATCGAAGCTATAGCAGTGTCGTCATCCTCAGAACTTGCAAGCATTGCAGAGATCGGGGAATCGACCGCGCAGAAGATCATAAACGCGGCGCGGCTGGCAGCTGATGTTGGGGGGTTTGAGACTGGCGACCTGGTGCTTGAGCGGCGAAAACTCGTGGGCAAGCTCAGCTTCGGCACGAAAGCTTTTGACGACCTGATGGGCGGGGGCGTAGAGACCCAGGCAATAACCGAATTCTACGGCGAGTTCGGCTCAGGAAAGACGCAGGTGGGCCATCAGATGGCTGTTAACGTGCAATTGCCCACCAGTGAAGGTGGGCTTGGAGGTTCTGTGATAATCATCGATACGGAGAACACCTTCCGGCCTGAGAGAATAACCCAGATGGTAAAGGGGTTATCTGCAAAAAAAGGCGTGGACTACGATCCCGAAGAGTTCCTGAAAAACATCCATGTTGCAAAGGCATACAATTCAAATCATCAGATATTACTTGTAGATACCGCAATGGAGCTTGCGAACAAATTAAAGGATTCGGATAAACCCGTGCGTTTGCTGATCGTTGATTCTCTCACGGCGCATTTCAGGGCAGAGTATGTTGGCCGGGGAACGCTGGCAGACAGGCAGCAGAAGCTCAACAAGCACATGCACGAGTTGATGAAGTTCGGAAGCCTCTACAACGCTGCCATCCTTGTGACCAACCAGGTGATGTCAAAACCCGATGCGTTCTTCGGCGACCCCACAAAACCCATAGGGGGGCATATCGTGGGACATACGGCAACATTCAGGCTGTACCTTCGCAAATCCAAGGGAGAAAAGAGGATAGCGAGGCTTGTGGACTCACCCAACCTGCCTGAGGGAGAGGCTATATTCTCGGTCACCATGGAAGGGCTTAAGGATTAA
- a CDS encoding OB-fold nucleic acid binding domain-containing protein, which produces MVSFEEIEEVYKRLEGKLKPEEFKAKVEEKVTMMNGLCDSKTAAMLVASEMGVNETVDIKDMTADRGNVVFMAKVLSVSDIREFSRDNDTVGRVVNLTLADGTGSIKAALWDEAADLVKIGDIKVGQSLKVKGYIKGGQRGLEVNVGRGGVVEHVDKEVSVSLKPLKINEVKAGMNGLNIAGKIVDLGSVRTFQRKDGIAGKVRNITIGDSTGKIRVTLWDGKADPLDFKVGDSVELMNAYSRENTFSNQTELQLGSGGSMVHSSIVVDYSETLTPIADIGINSAYSVAGHVSGLDEIREFDRSDGTKSKVANIYVSDDTGRIKVALWGEHADLVKEMDIGSEIRIIDAYAKSGRNEEVELSAGSRTRVQVMRK; this is translated from the coding sequence ATGGTGAGTTTCGAAGAGATTGAAGAGGTCTACAAAAGGCTTGAGGGTAAACTCAAACCTGAAGAATTCAAGGCAAAGGTGGAAGAAAAAGTCACGATGATGAACGGCCTGTGCGACTCAAAGACCGCGGCGATGCTGGTCGCAAGCGAGATGGGGGTCAATGAGACCGTCGATATCAAGGATATGACGGCTGACAGGGGCAATGTGGTCTTCATGGCAAAGGTGCTATCTGTGAGCGACATCCGCGAGTTCTCGCGCGATAATGACACTGTCGGGCGCGTGGTCAACCTGACCCTCGCTGATGGCACGGGCTCCATTAAGGCCGCGCTGTGGGACGAGGCGGCCGACCTTGTCAAGATAGGAGATATAAAAGTCGGCCAGAGCCTCAAAGTGAAAGGATATATTAAAGGGGGGCAGAGGGGTCTTGAGGTCAACGTGGGCAGGGGTGGGGTGGTGGAGCATGTGGATAAAGAGGTCAGCGTGAGCCTGAAACCCCTGAAGATCAATGAGGTCAAAGCCGGAATGAACGGCCTGAACATTGCAGGCAAGATAGTAGACCTTGGAAGTGTGAGAACGTTCCAGCGCAAGGACGGGATCGCGGGAAAAGTAAGGAATATCACTATCGGGGATTCGACTGGCAAGATAAGAGTGACGCTCTGGGACGGAAAAGCTGATCCTCTTGATTTCAAGGTCGGGGATTCTGTGGAGCTGATGAACGCTTACTCCCGTGAGAACACGTTCAGCAACCAGACCGAACTGCAATTAGGATCGGGCGGGAGCATGGTGCACAGCAGTATTGTTGTTGATTATTCTGAAACCCTTACGCCCATAGCTGATATCGGGATAAACTCTGCCTACAGCGTAGCTGGGCATGTCTCCGGGCTTGATGAGATTCGGGAGTTCGATCGCTCCGATGGCACTAAGAGCAAGGTCGCCAACATCTATGTCTCCGATGACACGGGGCGCATAAAAGTGGCGCTGTGGGGCGAACACGCCGACCTTGTCAAAGAAATGGACATCGGGAGCGAGATACGCATCATCGATGCATATGCGAAGTCTGGAAGGAACGAAGAGGTTGAACTCAGTGCAGGCTCCCGGACACGCGTTCAGGTAATGCGCAAATGA
- a CDS encoding DNA glycosylase — MYRVNANDFNLDHTLSCGQVFRWEKKEDCWVGVVNGAVVRVKQKGGELIINSSLGAEFIRHYFRLDDDMERIYSEINKDKEMDSLIQKYRGLHLIRQDPWECLVSYICSSNNTIKNITNSMRRMCECFGMEIEKGYYSFPTPQALAETEQCDMEQCRMGFRAPRVLEVASMITKGEFDLCGIKDLSYDKGRTELVKIKGVGNKIADCVLLFAFGKLESFPVDTHIEQIMDRFYGENFRNAKKSKKREAIAEFAHRYFGRYCGYAQEYLYMEDIG; from the coding sequence GTGTACCGTGTTAATGCGAACGATTTTAACCTTGACCATACGCTCTCATGCGGCCAGGTTTTCAGGTGGGAAAAAAAGGAAGATTGCTGGGTGGGTGTTGTCAATGGCGCGGTTGTCAGGGTAAAACAGAAAGGCGGAGAACTTATAATCAATTCCTCACTGGGCGCGGAATTTATCAGGCATTACTTCAGGCTTGACGATGACATGGAGCGCATATATTCTGAAATCAACAAAGATAAGGAAATGGATTCATTGATCCAGAAATACAGGGGGCTGCACCTCATTCGCCAGGATCCGTGGGAATGCCTTGTATCGTATATATGTTCGAGCAATAATACGATCAAAAACATCACGAATTCCATGAGGCGCATGTGCGAATGCTTTGGCATGGAGATTGAGAAAGGTTATTATTCGTTCCCGACCCCCCAGGCGCTTGCAGAAACAGAACAGTGTGACATGGAACAGTGCAGGATGGGTTTTCGCGCTCCCCGGGTACTTGAGGTTGCATCCATGATAACAAAAGGTGAATTTGACCTGTGTGGGATAAAAGACCTCTCCTACGACAAAGGGCGCACGGAACTTGTGAAAATAAAGGGCGTGGGGAACAAGATAGCGGATTGCGTGCTGCTCTTTGCCTTCGGGAAACTTGAATCCTTTCCTGTGGATACGCATATCGAACAGATCATGGACAGGTTCTACGGCGAAAATTTCAGGAACGCAAAGAAAAGCAAGAAGAGGGAGGCGATAGCTGAGTTCGCGCACAGATATTTTGGGAGATACTGCGGGTATGCTCAGGAATATTTGTATATGGAGGATATCGGGTAA
- a CDS encoding DNA primase small subunit PriS, whose amino-acid sequence MVKVKIVRINTVHTQGYFTGLKYITVLWVENNKQNLMNFRTKQHLRKRFGDYYRNASLVLPTDFTRREWGFIFFDELPEVVMRRHKAFSGEDETLEYLRAMVPAHVYHSAAYYQFPGAATMKEKQWQGADLIFDLDADHLPMKARSYAEMLSNVKTETKKLLDFLLEDFGFSQDNTSIVFSGGRGYHIHVRDPKVLSLESAERREIVDYVSGTGLTVGFLFKSAEHKVYDSGKFRKKELESPRKINSFDEVPGGFGWGKRISRYIIQFLEAISIKDETEAENEIIGLIKHYKSSLVSAYKVPEDIKTRIVNMKNENRKIGLQKMAGEVGISTNIVRDILIMNDLWDFRSEAISKLKDLREIAQNPEAMENIENKGIIGDSYIFDAIVQKAIEENSINLGSAHTDEPVTADVKRLIRMPTSLHGGSGMRVVPLTLDGFEKFEPLNDAVVFSEKETKIEILSPLKPQNSCVEMKGKSFTVTEGINTLPEYAAIYLMCRGAAEYA is encoded by the coding sequence ATGGTCAAGGTTAAAATCGTTCGCATTAACACGGTACACACTCAAGGATATTTCACAGGCCTGAAATACATTACGGTTTTATGGGTAGAAAACAATAAGCAAAATCTCATGAACTTCAGGACAAAACAGCATCTTCGGAAAAGGTTCGGGGATTATTACAGAAATGCAAGCCTTGTTCTGCCTACCGATTTTACGCGGCGGGAATGGGGTTTTATCTTCTTTGATGAGCTGCCTGAGGTGGTGATGCGGCGTCACAAGGCTTTTTCAGGTGAGGACGAGACGCTTGAGTATCTCAGGGCCATGGTTCCGGCGCATGTATATCATTCGGCGGCATATTACCAGTTCCCGGGCGCTGCGACCATGAAGGAAAAGCAGTGGCAGGGGGCAGATCTTATATTTGACCTTGATGCAGACCATCTGCCGATGAAAGCAAGGTCGTATGCAGAGATGCTTTCCAATGTGAAAACTGAAACGAAAAAGCTCCTTGATTTTCTTCTTGAGGATTTTGGATTTTCACAGGATAATACGAGCATTGTGTTCTCAGGAGGGCGCGGGTACCACATACATGTGCGCGACCCGAAGGTGCTGTCGCTTGAGAGTGCGGAACGGAGGGAGATAGTGGATTATGTCAGCGGCACGGGATTGACCGTTGGCTTTTTATTCAAATCAGCAGAACATAAAGTCTACGACTCTGGAAAATTCAGGAAAAAAGAACTGGAATCCCCCAGGAAAATAAATTCTTTTGATGAGGTTCCTGGTGGGTTCGGTTGGGGAAAACGTATCAGCCGATACATAATTCAATTCCTGGAGGCTATTTCAATCAAAGATGAGACCGAGGCGGAAAATGAGATCATAGGTTTAATTAAACACTATAAATCCAGTCTGGTTTCAGCATATAAGGTTCCAGAAGATATCAAGACACGTATTGTCAACATGAAAAATGAGAACCGAAAAATCGGCCTGCAAAAAATGGCAGGTGAGGTCGGTATTTCCACCAATATAGTTCGAGATATTCTGATAATGAACGATCTATGGGATTTCAGGTCCGAAGCCATCTCCAAACTAAAAGACCTGAGAGAGATTGCGCAGAATCCTGAAGCTATGGAGAATATAGAAAATAAAGGTATTATCGGTGATTCGTATATTTTTGATGCGATCGTCCAAAAAGCTATCGAAGAAAACAGTATTAATTTAGGAAGCGCTCATACAGACGAACCCGTCACCGCCGACGTCAAACGTCTCATCCGAATGCCCACCTCGCTGCACGGCGGGTCGGGAATGCGTGTTGTTCCGCTCACGCTTGATGGATTTGAGAAATTCGAGCCTTTGAACGACGCTGTGGTTTTCAGCGAAAAGGAAACCAAAATAGAGATTTTATCCCCGCTTAAGCCGCAGAACTCCTGCGTGGAGATGAAAGGAAAAAGCTTTACAGTGACAGAAGGTATCAACACCCTGCCTGAATATGCGGCGATATACCTCATGTGCCGCGGAGCAGCAGAATATGCCTGA